The nucleotide sequence TTGCATTTTGATGGCATTCGTTTCAGGAATCGATAGAGTATTACTTATAATGATTATTCGTTTTACTTATGAATTTTAGCGTTATGAATAGACTTTACTGATTGTCGGGGGGGGGGGGAACAGGGCAGAGTCAGCTTAACTTTGCCCTCTTCCAATTCGAGTTACTGTTTCTCTATATGCACTTCTCTAACAGGACAAGGGATCTCTATATTTGCTAATAAAAGCGCCCGATAGATGGCTAGATTTGTTTGATACTTGTCTTGATAGTAGCTCTGCGTAGGAACCCAGTAACGTATACTTATCTCAATACCGATACTATTAAAATTATTGATGCCTATCAGTGGCTTTTGCTCTTTATGAGCTAGAGGGGATTGCTTTATCACCTCCGTTGCTAAGGCAATGACTTCATCTGGATCTGTTTTATAACTGATATTAAAGTTGGTCTCGACCAGTTTATTGGCAAAAGAGTTATGCAGTATGTCGCCGACTATGTGCTTATTAGGGATATTTATCTGTTCCCCCTCTTCATTGATAAGTACCGTCATTCCCAGAAAAATATCCTGTACCACTCCAGTAACGTCTTTGATACTGATAGTGTTACCCACAACGAAAGGACGAGTGACGATAATCGTGATGCCTGCAGCGTAGTTTGATAGCATCCCCTGTAGCGCCAGGCCAGCCCCTAGCGAGGCGGCACCGATGGCTGCAACCATAGGTGTAATACTGATCCCAAGCTTACCTAGGGCGACAATACCGACCATGACGATGATCAATATTCTTAGTAAGTTAGTCACGAAGTTACTTAACGTGATATCTATATTGTGTTTTTTCAGTTGGCCAGCAACTAGGTTTGATATCTTGTTAGCGACCCAAAGTCCAAGTAGAAAAATTAAAAATGCACCTATGATCTGAAAACTATACTGAACTAAAAATTCATAGAGTAAGGTGTAAACACCTTGTAGTTGTTGAAGCTCCTGCTCTAGTTGATCTTCCTTCATGTGTCGTCCTATTTTTTTCTTGGTTGTTGGTTTTATCCACTTAGCTTACTAACATTTAAATCTTTTGGAACTGATATTTTATCCACCGATTATCTACATATTGCGTGAAGGGGATCATGGATTAACGATTTCAACCATGAGGTTTGGTAGAGAGTCGGATACTCTTATGGCTATTTTTTTACTAAACAGGATATCAAATATGAGAACACTCATTTTTATTAGCTGTATGTTTCTTGCTAGCTTTGCTCAAGCGTCATCTTATCAGGCTGGTGATCAAGTGACTCCGATACAGTTAGAAGATCAGTTTGAAAATGCCGTTGAAGTTAACGCTAACACGCTAGTACTACTCTTTAGTCACGATATGAAAGGCGGAGACATAATTAAAGAAGCGCTAGAGTTGCAGGTTTCAGGCGCAGAGAAGATTCCAGCCACTCAAGTCTATATTGCCGATATAAGTGGAATGCCTTCACTTATTGCGAAGTTTGTGGCTATCCCACAGATGAAAGACCTCCCCTTTCCCATGGGACTCGATAGAGAAGGAGAGATGACTAAGTTACTGCCATCAGAAGAGGATATGGCAAGTTTAATCTTGCTTGATAACTTAAAGGTAATAGAGGTACATAACTTCGATTCAAGTGCAGAGTTAATCAAAGCATTGCGTTGATTAATGTATTTTTGTGGCATTAAAAATGGGCGTATAACGCCCGTTTTTATACCTATTTCCCAACGTTTTGTCTAAGAATGGCTTTGTAGTGATTTTAGTATGCTGTGAAGTTCTTCTTTTATATGTAATTTTTTCTTTTTAAGCTCCCTAACTTCATTAGTAAAGGCGGTTGAGCTATGTTGTTCCAACTCCTTAATCTCATCATCTAGCGCATTATGTTTATTAAACACCTTTAAAAAGTGTGCGTCATTTGTCTTCAATTTAGTGATGAGTTCTCTGTACTCTGGAAACATAAGTTCAACCCCTTTCTCTGTTTATTCTCTAATCCCCAACTAAAGTAGCGTGATTTTTAAGCTAATAACGTGATATAGGTCAACAAAATTTAGATTGTTTTTTAACAATCTATACGGGTAGTGCTGGTAGGAAAATAGCGACAAAACACTTGCTTATTAATGTTTTATTCTAAATCATAATTTGACATGGAAAAATCGATTTAGTAACTACATTACAGCAAAGCATTTACCTATTGCCCTGCAAAGTGTGATCAAGTTAACCTTATTGGCTTCGATACTAGGTTAAAGTCGAAAAATAAGAAGTTTATAATCTAAATTGAAAGGGGTTTTCATAATGTCAGATGTATTCCACTTAGGACTGACCAAAAAAATGTTGGATGGGGCTAGCCTAGCGATTGTACCAGGCGATCCTGAACGAGTTAAAAGAATTGCTGAATTGATGGAGGGAGCGACGTTCCTTGCAAGTCACCGTGAATATACCAGTTACTTAGCTTATATAGACGGTAAGGCTGTGGTTGTTTGTTCAACAGGTATTGGTGGACCATCAACCTCTATTGCGGTCGAAGAGTTAGCTCAACTTGGTGTGCGTACTTTTTTACGTGTTGGAACCACGGGCGCGATTCAACCACATGTCAATGTTGGCGATGTGATCGTTACTCAAGCATCAGTTCGCTTAGATGGTGCTAGTTTGCATTTTGCACCTCTGGAATATCCAGCAGTAGCAAACTTCGAATGTACAACAGCTATGGTTGCAGCCTGTCGTGAAGCTGGACTTGAACCCCACGTTGGTATCACAGCGTCTTCAGATACCTTCTATCCGGGTCAAGAGCGTTACGACACAGTGTCTGGTCGTATAACACGTCAGTTTAAAGGCTCTATGCAAGAGTGGCAGGATTTAGGTGTGCTTAACTACGAAATGGAGTCTTCGACATTATTTACTATGTGTGCTTCTCAAGGATGGCGTGCAGCATGTGTTGCAGGTGTCATTGTTAACCGTACACAGCAAGAGATCCCAGATGAAGCCACCATGAAGAAAACAGAAGTCAGTGCTGTTTCTATCGTAGTAGCTGCAGCTAAAAAGCTACTAGCTTAACCTTTACGCTTACCTCCGGTTAGCTTAAAAATTGAAACTTAATAAATCGAAGGCGCACTAAGCGCCTTTTTTATGTTTCAATTTACATCAACTTATTATTAAACATGATATTTCCTTATATCTTTTGAAGCAAAAAACCTTATTCTTATCCCTACGATTATCAATCTTGAATTAGGCTTTGAGGCTGTAAGCTAAGTATCTTTACACTTAAGTGGTATAAATAGGTGACATATTATGTCGCACGAGTGAAGTTCAGCTGATATAGTGGATATATATTACTCACATTTTCAGGGGGAAATATGGAGTTAACGAATCCCATCATGATATGGGGCTGTATTGGACTGGTTTTAATGTTGGCTGAATTGGTAATACCAGGTGGGATTGTGATCTTACTCGGTGGCGCCTGTTTAGTGGTGGCATCGGCGTTAGGCATAGGTCTCGTCGAGGGGATAGTCCAAAGCCTCACGCTCTGGTTTATCGCCTCTATTGTTTTGCTGCTTGGTTTCAGACAAGTCACTCAAAAACTCATTGGCGGCGACTCTCATGTGGATAACACTGATGAGGAGTTGGATATCTACAATAAAATAGCTTTAGTGAAAGAGGCTATTGGGCCTGCTCAACATGCAGGTCGTATCGAATTTCAGGGAACTGAATGGTCCGCACTTGGTGATGGTAGTGAGATTGCTGCTGGTACTCAGGTCAGGATTATTTGTCGTGAAAATATTGGCTTGATTGTCGAGCCAATCAACGATTCTAAATAAACTCATCTAATTAATGCATCAATTCGGTGCAACAAACAAATAAGGAAGGGATCTATGTTTGTGTTCACGATATTTGTGCTTTTTGTCTTTTTTATCCTCTACAAGCTGTTGTTAATTGTTCCTATGCGGGAGGTCAATGTGATCGAACGTTTGGGCAAGTTTCGAGCCGTGTTGCAACCAGGTTTTCATTTTCTCATTCCATTTTTTGACCGTGTGGCCTACAAACATGAGATCCGTGAACAGGTGTTAGATGTTCCCCCCCAGAGTTGTATCTCTAAAGATAACACGCAACTTGAAGTGGATGGGCTCGTTTATCTCAAGGTGATGGATGGTGAGCTGGCCAGCTATGGCATCGAAAACTACCGTCTTGCGGCAGTTAATCTTGCACAAACCACCATGCGTTCTGAAATAGGCAAGCTGAACTTAAGTCAGACCTTTTCCGAACGTGACAACCTAAATGAATCTATCGTGCGCGAAATAGATAAGGCATCAGACCCTTGGGGGATCAAGGTGCTACGTTATGAAATTAAAAACATAACACCATCACGCAAGGTGATACATACCTTAGAGAAGCAGATGGAAGCTGAGCGTAGCAAACGCGCCGAGATCACCTTAGCTAACGCTGAGAAAGCAGCCATGATTAATCTATCTGAAGGTGAGCGTCAGGAGGCAATCAATATCTCAGAGGGACAAAAACAGAAGCGGATTAACGAAGCTAAAGGTACCGCATTTGAAATTAGTATTGTCGCTAAGGCCAAAGCTGAAGGGATGGAGCTGGTATCGACAGCACTGGCACTCGATGGTGGCAATGAAGCGATGAATATGCAGCTTAAGGAGCAGTTTATCGGTCAAGTTGGCAAGATATTGAATGAAGCCGAAGTGTCAGTTGTTCCAGCCGAAATGGCTAAATTAGAAGGGTTTTTCGAGGGCGTGGAGCAGGTAACTCACGCTGTGAGTTCGAATTCAGTAAAAGGAGCTAAGTCATGATTGCAGGTATAGATACAGATCTTATCGTATTGGGTATCTGGGGGCTCATCTTTGCCGTCTTTGTTATTAAGCTGTTCCAATCTATCCGCTTAGTTCCTACAAAGTCTGCCTACATTGTCGAGCGTTTAGGGAAATACCACTCAACCTTAGATGCGGGTTTTCATGCCTTAATCCCCTTTGTCGACAAAGTCGCTTATATTCACGATCTTAAAGAGGAGACTATTGATGTACCACCTCAAGAGTGTTTCTCCAGTGATGAAGTGAATGTCGAAGTCGATGGGGTTATCTATATCTCAGTGATTGACCCAGTTAAGGCCAGTTATGGCATTGTTGATTATCGCTATGGCGCTATTCAACTAGCTCAAACCACCACTCGCTCAGTGATAGGTACGTTAGATCTAGACCGTACTTTCGAAGAGCGTGATGTGATCAGTGCTAAGGTTGTCGAGGTATTAGATCAAGCGGGGGCACTGTGGGGAATTCGTGTTCACCGCTATGAGATTAAAAATATTACTCCGCCTGAAACGGTAAAAAACGCCATGGAAATGCAAGTAAACGCTGAGCGTGAACGTCGTGCATTGCTAGCAAAAAGTGAAGGTGAGAAGCAGAGTAAGATTAATCGTTCTGAAGGTATAAAAGCCGAGATGATTAACATCTCTGAAGGTGAGATGCAAAAGCGCATCAACGAAGCTGAAGGTAAAGGTGAAGAGATTATCACCATAGCAAGAGCGACAGCTGAGTCTATCGAACGTATGGCCACCGTCATTGCAGCACCAGGAGGTAAAAACGTGGTACGTATGCAGCTAGGTGCACAATATCTCAAACAGTTTGACGGCCTGAGTAACAACACCTGCAAGGTTGTCTTACCGGGCAATATGATGGACTTTGAACACTGGATGGACAGTATAGGTCTGGAAGAGGAAAAATAATACTCGCTAAATTAAGTCAGCGATATTAGGGGTCAATAGCTAGGGCTATTGACCCCTAATAAATCTCGACTAGTGGCTTTCATCTAAATCACTTTACTCCTTTGTGCTCTCCCCCCTCGACTTTGCCACTGTCTTTAAGCTAAAAGCTGGCAAGATCACAAAGAGACGGTTGAGATCGTTTGCTTAGATAATTTCATCCCATGCTCCTCGATTATTACTGGCTATGCCGTTATTATCTTGCCATTGAAACTTTGGTACAACATTGATTTGGGAAAATTATGAGCCTCGAAAGACTAGAAACAGCAACTCGCATGAGCCGTATCGTTAAACACAATGGCACCATCTACTTGTGCGGCCAAGTGTGTAAGGATGCCGAACAAGGCATTACTGAACAAACGTTTAGCATGCTTGAAAAAGTGGATGCTTTATTGGCTCAGGCTGGCAGTGACAGAGAACATATCTTATCGGCCACCATCTATGTCAAAGATATGTCTTACTTCACCGAAATGAATGCAGTTTGGGATGCTTGGGTTCCTGAAGGTCACGCACCAGCCCGTGCCTGTGTTGCTGCTAAGATGGCAAGAGAAGCTTTGTTAGTTGAGATCTCAATCGTAGCGGCTGAGAAGACAGCATAAGATTACTACAAACTTCAGATCGACCAGTGGGTCCTGAACTCGTTCCAGAGCCCACTGAACTCTACGCTTCCAAATGCCCTGACTATAAATCCTATGCTCTTGCCTTATAACTCCACTTTCTCAT is from Shewanella sp. MTB7 and encodes:
- a CDS encoding mechanosensitive ion channel family protein gives rise to the protein MKEDQLEQELQQLQGVYTLLYEFLVQYSFQIIGAFLIFLLGLWVANKISNLVAGQLKKHNIDITLSNFVTNLLRILIIVMVGIVALGKLGISITPMVAAIGAASLGAGLALQGMLSNYAAGITIIVTRPFVVGNTISIKDVTGVVQDIFLGMTVLINEEGEQINIPNKHIVGDILHNSFANKLVETNFNISYKTDPDEVIALATEVIKQSPLAHKEQKPLIGINNFNSIGIEISIRYWVPTQSYYQDKYQTNLAIYRALLLANIEIPCPVREVHIEKQ
- a CDS encoding YdcH family protein codes for the protein MFPEYRELITKLKTNDAHFLKVFNKHNALDDEIKELEQHSSTAFTNEVRELKKKKLHIKEELHSILKSLQSHS
- the udp gene encoding uridine phosphorylase, coding for MSDVFHLGLTKKMLDGASLAIVPGDPERVKRIAELMEGATFLASHREYTSYLAYIDGKAVVVCSTGIGGPSTSIAVEELAQLGVRTFLRVGTTGAIQPHVNVGDVIVTQASVRLDGASLHFAPLEYPAVANFECTTAMVAACREAGLEPHVGITASSDTFYPGQERYDTVSGRITRQFKGSMQEWQDLGVLNYEMESSTLFTMCASQGWRAACVAGVIVNRTQQEIPDEATMKKTEVSAVSIVVAAAKKLLA
- a CDS encoding NfeD family protein; the encoded protein is MELTNPIMIWGCIGLVLMLAELVIPGGIVILLGGACLVVASALGIGLVEGIVQSLTLWFIASIVLLLGFRQVTQKLIGGDSHVDNTDEELDIYNKIALVKEAIGPAQHAGRIEFQGTEWSALGDGSEIAAGTQVRIICRENIGLIVEPINDSK
- a CDS encoding SPFH domain-containing protein, with product MFVFTIFVLFVFFILYKLLLIVPMREVNVIERLGKFRAVLQPGFHFLIPFFDRVAYKHEIREQVLDVPPQSCISKDNTQLEVDGLVYLKVMDGELASYGIENYRLAAVNLAQTTMRSEIGKLNLSQTFSERDNLNESIVREIDKASDPWGIKVLRYEIKNITPSRKVIHTLEKQMEAERSKRAEITLANAEKAAMINLSEGERQEAINISEGQKQKRINEAKGTAFEISIVAKAKAEGMELVSTALALDGGNEAMNMQLKEQFIGQVGKILNEAEVSVVPAEMAKLEGFFEGVEQVTHAVSSNSVKGAKS
- a CDS encoding SPFH domain-containing protein, translating into MIAGIDTDLIVLGIWGLIFAVFVIKLFQSIRLVPTKSAYIVERLGKYHSTLDAGFHALIPFVDKVAYIHDLKEETIDVPPQECFSSDEVNVEVDGVIYISVIDPVKASYGIVDYRYGAIQLAQTTTRSVIGTLDLDRTFEERDVISAKVVEVLDQAGALWGIRVHRYEIKNITPPETVKNAMEMQVNAERERRALLAKSEGEKQSKINRSEGIKAEMINISEGEMQKRINEAEGKGEEIITIARATAESIERMATVIAAPGGKNVVRMQLGAQYLKQFDGLSNNTCKVVLPGNMMDFEHWMDSIGLEEEK
- a CDS encoding RidA family protein — encoded protein: MSLERLETATRMSRIVKHNGTIYLCGQVCKDAEQGITEQTFSMLEKVDALLAQAGSDREHILSATIYVKDMSYFTEMNAVWDAWVPEGHAPARACVAAKMAREALLVEISIVAAEKTA